In Thauera sp. JM12B12, one DNA window encodes the following:
- a CDS encoding sel1 repeat family protein: MNIRSCLAALAMVQACMASAQTLDESELADLAARPSIGLYKAYAEFKMARYDSARSIWQALAEKGVAEAWFHLGILAEDGLGEPRDPGAALARYRRAAEAGSAKAQYRLGLLHLEGRLVAQDRAQARYWLAVAAANGDDEAARRLDALRREEGPEGRVAAQ; this comes from the coding sequence ATGAACATCCGCAGCTGTCTCGCCGCCCTGGCGATGGTCCAGGCCTGCATGGCATCGGCCCAGACCCTCGACGAGAGCGAGCTCGCCGACCTGGCGGCACGGCCGAGCATCGGCCTCTACAAGGCCTATGCCGAATTCAAGATGGCGCGCTACGACAGCGCGCGCAGCATCTGGCAGGCGCTGGCGGAGAAGGGAGTCGCCGAAGCCTGGTTCCATCTCGGCATCCTCGCCGAGGATGGACTGGGCGAGCCGCGCGATCCGGGTGCCGCGCTGGCGCGCTACCGGCGTGCGGCCGAGGCGGGCTCGGCGAAGGCGCAGTACCGGCTCGGCTTGCTCCATCTCGAGGGCAGGTTGGTGGCGCAGGATCGAGCGCAGGCGCGCTACTGGCTGGCGGTGGCTGCAGCCAACGGCGACGACGAGGCGGCGCGGCGGCTCGATGCGCTGCGCCGTGAGGAGGGGCCCGAGGGGCGTGT